Proteins from a genomic interval of Deltaproteobacteria bacterium:
- a CDS encoding NAAT family transporter translates to MSIFSAALLLFLVMDPFGNIPFFLSILKHIDYRRQQWIIIREMLIALAVLVCFLFVGRYILVLLDISAPALSIAGGVILFLIALKMIFSNSEEIFGKSPEGEPLIVPLAIPFVAGPSALATVLLLRAREPSRWPEWLAALVIAWFLATCVLYLSSQISRLLGDRVLIAIERLMGMLLTTIAVEMFIKGISQLSI, encoded by the coding sequence ATGTCCATATTCTCGGCGGCGCTGCTTCTTTTTCTGGTGATGGATCCTTTTGGAAACATTCCCTTTTTCCTCTCGATCCTAAAGCATATTGATTACCGGCGTCAACAGTGGATCATCATTCGTGAGATGCTGATCGCCTTGGCCGTCCTCGTGTGTTTTCTCTTTGTCGGCCGCTATATTTTGGTGTTGCTGGATATTTCCGCCCCGGCTCTGAGCATAGCCGGCGGCGTGATTCTTTTTTTGATCGCTCTCAAGATGATTTTTTCCAATTCGGAGGAGATCTTCGGGAAATCCCCGGAGGGAGAACCCCTGATTGTTCCCCTGGCGATCCCCTTTGTGGCCGGCCCTTCCGCCCTGGCGACGGTTCTGCTGCTCAGGGCAAGGGAGCCGTCCCGCTGGCCGGAGTGGCTTGCCGCTCTGGTCATCGCATGGTTTCTCGCTACCTGTGTTCTGTACCTGTCCAGCCAGATCAGTCGTCTGCTTGGAGACCGGGTGCTGATCGCCATCGAACGCCTCATGGGTATGCTTTTGACGACCATTGCCGTCGAGATGTTCATCAAGGGAATCAGTCAATTATCAATTTAA